One window from the genome of Microcebus murinus isolate Inina chromosome X, M.murinus_Inina_mat1.0, whole genome shotgun sequence encodes:
- the SPC24 gene encoding LOW QUALITY PROTEIN: kinetochore protein Spc24 (The sequence of the model RefSeq protein was modified relative to this genomic sequence to represent the inferred CDS: inserted 3 bases in 2 codons; deleted 1 base in 1 codon; substituted 1 base at 1 genomic stop codon), with protein MVAFRDIEEVSQGLLSLLGANXAQAQXRRVRERHEQVAQRLLETHGAEXEVAQNLLDVKEWEHQGGAELQQLEAEFQKAGEEDARLKGGLELKEMEAGLERKKWEVDEDMTVTIPSAVYVAQLYRQVSKIEWDYERDPGMIKGVHHGPSIAQPVHLDSTQLSKQFISDFWSMVDTKW; from the exons ATGGTGGCCTTCCGCGACATAGAGGAGGTGAGCCAGGGACTGCTCAGCCTGCTGGGCGCCAA TGCGCAGGCGCAGTAGCGGCGAGTGCGGGAGCGCCATGAGCAGGTAGCGCAGCGGCTGCTGGAGACGCATGGCGCCG CAGAAGTGGCCCAGAATCTTCTGGACGTGAAGGAGTGGGAGCACCAG GGGGGAGCAGAGCTGCAGCAGCTGGAAGCCGAATTTCAGAAGGCCGGAGAGGAGGACGCGAGACTGAAGGGCGGCCTGGAGCTCAAGGAGATGGAGGCAGGTCTCGAGAGAAAGAAGTGGGAAGTTGACGAAGACATGACAGTCACGATCCCTTCGGCCGTGTATGTGGCTCAGCTTTATCGCCAAGTTAGTAAAATCGAGTGGGATTACGAGAGGGACCCAGGGATGATCAAAGGCGTCCATCACGGCCCCAGCATCGCCCAGCCCGTCCACCTGGACAGCACCCAGCTGTCCAAGCAGTTCATCAGCGACTTCTGGAGCATGGTGGACACCAAGTGGTAG